One part of the Humulus lupulus chromosome 9, drHumLupu1.1, whole genome shotgun sequence genome encodes these proteins:
- the LOC133802132 gene encoding uncharacterized protein LOC133802132 isoform X2, with protein MKIISLSLFSSIFPETSFSLSLCCLWQARTAIVPSPESYTRQSNQTAGPRNVDPRELTTIRATQGCQPTVRSRPPLALSDGDGEEVWVWARGVPRLRCGLNDENTTSLLIPSNVKTDPRNSPKPSSTTTFATTPMAPTSLEHLLVQMEDSIVKMQGMLLKCYSTRVNDGICGCCGRP; from the exons atgaaaatcatttCTCTTTCCCTCTTTTCCTCTATCTTCCCCGAaacctcattctctctctcactGTGTTGCCTCTGGCAGGCCCGAACGGCCATCGTCCCATCGCCAGAGTCGTACACGCGCCAGTCCAATCAAACCGCCGGCCCTCGAAACGTCGACCCCCGCGAGCTCACCACCATACGCGCTACCCAGGGCTGTCAACCAACGGTCCGAAGCCGTCCGCCTCTTGCACTTTCTGACGGTGACGGGGAAGAGGTGTGGGTCTGGGCTCGTGGTGTTCCTCGTCTCAGATGCGGGCTCAATG ATGAAAATACTACAAGTCTTCTGATTCCATCAAATGTAAAGACGGATCCAAGAAATTCACCAAAACCCAGCTCAACGACAACTTTTGCGACTACCCCGATGGCACCGACGAGCCTG GAACATCTGCTTGTCCAAATGGAAGATTCTATTGTCAAAATGCAGGGCATGCTCCTAAAGTGTTATTCTACTAGAGTGAATGATGGTATATGCG GATGCTGTGGACGTCCATGA
- the LOC133802132 gene encoding uncharacterized protein LOC133802132 isoform X1, with product MKIISLSLFSSIFPETSFSLSLCCLWQARTAIVPSPESYTRQSNQTAGPRNVDPRELTTIRATQGCQPTVRSRPPLALSDGDGEEVWVWARGVPRLRCGLNDENTTSLLIPSNVKTDPRNSPKPSSTTTFATTPMAPTSLEHLLVQMEDSIVKMQGMLLKCYSTRVNDGICDCCDGSDEYDDKGKFPNTCWEAGKVARNKLMKKIVTSRGCCNKKA from the exons atgaaaatcatttCTCTTTCCCTCTTTTCCTCTATCTTCCCCGAaacctcattctctctctcactGTGTTGCCTCTGGCAGGCCCGAACGGCCATCGTCCCATCGCCAGAGTCGTACACGCGCCAGTCCAATCAAACCGCCGGCCCTCGAAACGTCGACCCCCGCGAGCTCACCACCATACGCGCTACCCAGGGCTGTCAACCAACGGTCCGAAGCCGTCCGCCTCTTGCACTTTCTGACGGTGACGGGGAAGAGGTGTGGGTCTGGGCTCGTGGTGTTCCTCGTCTCAGATGCGGGCTCAATG ATGAAAATACTACAAGTCTTCTGATTCCATCAAATGTAAAGACGGATCCAAGAAATTCACCAAAACCCAGCTCAACGACAACTTTTGCGACTACCCCGATGGCACCGACGAGCCTG GAACATCTGCTTGTCCAAATGGAAGATTCTATTGTCAAAATGCAGGGCATGCTCCTAAAGTGTTATTCTACTAGAGTGAATGATGGTATATGCG ACTGCTGTGATGGGAGTGATGAGTATGATGATAAAGGGAAATTCCCTAATACATGTTGGGAGGCTGGGAAAGTGGCAAGGAACAAATTGATGAAAAAAATTGTGACTTCAAGAGGGTGTTGCAATAAGAAAGCATGA